The Parashewanella spongiae genome has a window encoding:
- a CDS encoding TonB-dependent receptor, giving the protein MINFKPSVLTIALATAGLSYFFCTPLAQAADENETGSGTVVNTEKNSRQPSSDVKEEKIERIQITGFRRSLIDSLNAKRFADTVSEQLSADDLGSLPDVSMADALTRLPGISAVRTSGQAAEINIRGMSGGFVASTLNGREQVSTNGERSIQFDQYPSELINSAAVYKSSKASLIEGGIAGTVELETISPLDADDAKKFKVNLRGMHNDRAGEVYGSQDYGHRFTVSYLDKYLDETVGVAVGYARLQQPSVATQFIGFAVNDSTDVDHLADDTNGPESNPANEYISEGFELQHVGGVETRNAYMATIEWAPVESFNFKADAFVSRFDKDAFARGMRVKFGGPNAAWNNANLDGNVVTGGNVNRTSNSYTRVEIVNDNNRDTDEVNSFGVNAAWQVTDDLAVDFDVSYSGSKSNFRNGLLWSNVAVDANAETPIFDENVSINYQLNGLDLPDVGFNQADAFSDINRVVVSKYGIYPFLNDDSITAYRLDFDYSLDSEIFSSVQFGVRYSDRHYSKDRAVFEYGNDGAFSKKEPPLRLTEDMVDVVDWEGDFSYFPSYLAIDVNQALNAWFPAGIPQPVQTWGNAGGVIDPKGYTTNYSWTVLQSGDVFEKVLSAYAMVNIDAEIASIPVSGNIGIRAVDTDQKATILEFVGDNPELGAQYIVDEQGIVNNQYAPTLKGIEYTDYLPSLNLSFNIDEDGQYIRFAAAKVMSRSPISRLAGDISAQADNDGRITGSSNNNPFLKPFYANQYDLSFESYSENTSYVAALFYKDIKSFIQTVPIPEFDFKGNGFNVPDFIIDPLSGEQIETVNGTYTTAVNNAEGGYIRGIELAYSHVFDWLPDAWSGLGFNLSYSYTESEVSRLTNLGGESVKQSLPGLSKQVASATFFYGYEGFETRMNVRYRDEFVSEQVALDNQVVNFDDELVLDYQASYAFNDDFSVLFQVNNFTDEPTKSYFGKQANTGTIQYFGREFYMGFNYAL; this is encoded by the coding sequence ATGATTAACTTTAAACCAAGTGTATTGACAATCGCACTGGCTACTGCGGGGTTGAGTTACTTTTTTTGCACACCACTCGCTCAAGCTGCCGATGAAAATGAAACTGGAAGTGGGACTGTCGTCAACACTGAAAAAAATTCGAGACAGCCTAGTAGTGATGTAAAAGAAGAAAAAATTGAACGAATTCAGATTACGGGTTTTCGCCGTAGTTTGATTGACTCACTAAATGCAAAACGTTTCGCCGATACTGTTTCTGAACAGTTGTCAGCGGATGATTTAGGTTCATTGCCTGACGTGTCAATGGCTGATGCTTTAACTCGACTTCCGGGTATTTCAGCTGTTCGTACTAGTGGACAAGCTGCAGAGATCAATATCCGTGGTATGTCGGGCGGCTTTGTGGCGTCAACACTTAACGGACGCGAACAAGTTTCAACCAATGGTGAACGGTCTATTCAATTCGATCAATATCCATCTGAGCTAATTAACTCTGCTGCGGTATATAAATCATCTAAAGCTTCATTAATTGAAGGCGGTATCGCCGGTACCGTCGAGCTAGAAACTATTAGCCCCTTAGATGCAGATGATGCTAAAAAGTTTAAAGTGAATCTGCGAGGCATGCATAATGATCGCGCGGGTGAAGTATATGGTTCTCAAGATTATGGTCATAGATTCACCGTTTCATATTTAGATAAGTATCTAGATGAAACTGTCGGCGTAGCAGTGGGTTATGCAAGGCTTCAACAACCTAGTGTTGCCACTCAGTTTATTGGCTTTGCAGTCAATGATAGTACTGATGTCGATCACCTTGCTGATGACACAAATGGCCCAGAAAGTAACCCTGCTAATGAATATATTAGTGAAGGTTTCGAGCTTCAACACGTAGGTGGCGTTGAAACTCGTAATGCATACATGGCTACCATCGAATGGGCACCTGTTGAAAGCTTCAATTTTAAAGCTGATGCATTTGTATCACGTTTTGACAAAGATGCTTTCGCAAGAGGAATGCGAGTTAAGTTTGGCGGGCCAAATGCCGCATGGAACAACGCAAATTTAGATGGAAATGTTGTTACTGGTGGTAATGTTAACCGTACATCTAATAGCTATACACGTGTCGAAATTGTAAATGATAATAACCGTGATACAGATGAAGTTAATAGCTTTGGTGTGAATGCTGCTTGGCAAGTAACAGATGATCTTGCTGTTGATTTTGATGTTTCATACTCGGGTTCAAAAAGTAACTTCCGTAATGGTCTGTTATGGTCAAACGTAGCTGTTGATGCTAATGCCGAAACACCTATTTTTGATGAAAATGTATCAATTAACTATCAACTAAATGGATTGGATTTACCTGATGTTGGGTTTAATCAGGCTGACGCATTTTCAGATATAAATAGAGTTGTAGTGAGCAAATACGGTATCTATCCGTTTTTAAATGATGACAGTATTACTGCATATCGATTAGATTTTGATTACAGCCTTGATAGTGAAATCTTTTCTTCAGTTCAATTTGGTGTTAGATACTCAGATCGTCATTATTCAAAAGATCGTGCCGTTTTCGAATACGGTAATGATGGCGCTTTCTCTAAAAAAGAACCGCCGTTACGTTTAACTGAAGATATGGTCGATGTTGTTGACTGGGAAGGCGATTTCAGTTATTTCCCATCTTATTTAGCTATCGATGTTAATCAAGCTTTAAATGCATGGTTCCCAGCAGGTATACCACAACCAGTACAAACTTGGGGAAATGCTGGGGGAGTAATTGATCCTAAAGGATATACAACAAATTATTCATGGACAGTGCTTCAAAGTGGTGACGTGTTCGAGAAAGTATTGTCAGCCTACGCAATGGTTAATATCGATGCGGAAATCGCCTCTATTCCTGTATCGGGTAACATTGGCATTCGTGCTGTAGATACAGATCAAAAAGCAACCATTCTTGAGTTTGTTGGTGATAACCCAGAGTTAGGCGCTCAATACATAGTTGATGAGCAAGGTATTGTTAACAATCAATATGCTCCAACATTGAAAGGTATCGAATACACTGATTACCTTCCATCGCTGAATTTAAGCTTTAATATTGATGAAGATGGTCAATATATTCGCTTTGCTGCAGCAAAAGTAATGTCTCGTTCACCGATTAGTCGATTAGCTGGTGATATCAGTGCCCAAGCGGATAACGATGGTAGAATTACGGGTTCGAGTAATAATAACCCATTCTTAAAACCATTCTATGCAAACCAGTATGATTTGTCTTTTGAGTCTTACTCGGAAAATACCAGCTACGTAGCTGCGCTATTTTATAAAGATATTAAATCATTCATACAAACAGTACCAATTCCAGAGTTCGACTTTAAAGGAAACGGATTCAATGTTCCTGATTTCATTATTGATCCACTTTCTGGAGAGCAGATCGAAACGGTAAATGGCACATACACCACAGCTGTTAATAATGCAGAAGGCGGATATATTCGCGGTATTGAGCTTGCCTATTCACATGTTTTCGACTGGTTACCAGATGCATGGTCAGGACTTGGCTTCAACTTGAGCTACTCATATACCGAAAGTGAAGTTAGCCGTTTAACAAATCTAGGTGGTGAGTCTGTAAAACAAAGCTTACCTGGACTGTCAAAGCAGGTTGCCAGTGCAACTTTCTTTTATGGTTACGAAGGTTTTGAAACTCGTATGAATGTTCGTTACCGAGATGAGTTTGTTTCAGAACAAGTGGCTTTAGATAATCAAGTTGTGAACTTTGATGATGAATTGGTATTAGATTATCAAGCTTCATACGCCTTTAACGATGATTTTAGCGTGCTGTTCCAAGTCAATAACTTCACAGATGAGCCGACGAAAAGTTACTTTGGCAAGCAAGCCAACACAGGAACTATTCAATACTTTGGCCGTGAGTTCTACATGGGCTTTAATTATGCACTCTAA
- a CDS encoding alpha-glucosidase family protein, giving the protein MTNTEIKWWQGAMIYQVYPRSFADSNADGIGDLQGITSKLEYIAGLGVDAIWISPFFKSPMKDFGYDISDYRDIDPLFGNMDDFDELLEKAHNLGLKIMIDQVLSHTSNEHVWFKESRQSRDNDKSDWYVWADANEDGTPPNNWISIFGGVAWQWEPRRQQYYLHNFLSSQPDLNFHNPDVQQAVLDNVEFWLKKGVDGLRLDAINFCFHDKQLRDNPAKPVDKRQGRGFSEDNPYAFQYHYFNNTQPENLSFLEKLRSMMDKYPNTAALGEISSENSLATMAEYTEEGRIHMGYSFELLTEDYSAKYIRETVQTLEAKVTDGWPSWSVSNHDVTRVASRWANSESNPEQCKMITALVASLRGSICFYQGEELGLPESHIPFDQLQDPYGITFWPTFKGRDGCRTPMPWNHKEAFAGFGESTPWLPISDEHKALAVDIQDTDNSSILNSFRSFMAWRKTQLPLICGDIEFIETPEPILIFKRHLNGETVICGFNLSAETVKLDVEMHLALLTHPFKNAASLNEKTITFPPYSVYFGSV; this is encoded by the coding sequence ATGACAAATACTGAAATCAAGTGGTGGCAAGGTGCCATGATTTATCAAGTGTACCCACGTAGCTTTGCTGACAGTAACGCTGACGGTATTGGTGATTTACAAGGTATCACCAGTAAACTTGAGTACATTGCTGGACTAGGCGTTGATGCAATTTGGATTTCACCTTTCTTCAAATCACCCATGAAAGATTTTGGTTATGACATCAGCGATTATCGCGATATTGACCCTTTATTTGGTAATATGGATGATTTTGATGAGCTGCTCGAAAAAGCGCATAATCTTGGTCTGAAAATCATGATCGATCAAGTCTTGAGCCACACGTCTAATGAACATGTTTGGTTTAAAGAAAGTCGCCAGTCACGAGATAATGACAAATCTGATTGGTATGTATGGGCCGATGCCAACGAAGACGGCACACCGCCAAATAACTGGATTTCAATTTTTGGTGGCGTTGCATGGCAATGGGAACCTCGTCGTCAACAATATTACCTGCATAACTTCTTAAGTAGCCAGCCGGACTTGAATTTTCATAATCCTGATGTTCAACAAGCCGTTCTTGATAATGTTGAGTTTTGGTTGAAAAAAGGTGTTGATGGCTTACGTCTAGATGCCATAAATTTTTGTTTCCATGACAAACAGCTAAGAGACAACCCCGCAAAGCCTGTTGACAAACGACAAGGCCGAGGTTTTTCAGAAGATAACCCATACGCTTTCCAATATCACTATTTCAATAATACTCAGCCCGAGAACTTATCTTTTTTAGAAAAATTAAGAAGCATGATGGACAAGTATCCAAATACTGCTGCTTTAGGTGAAATATCTTCTGAAAATTCATTAGCAACCATGGCTGAATACACTGAAGAAGGCCGTATTCACATGGGTTACAGCTTTGAGCTTCTTACCGAAGACTATAGTGCTAAGTACATTCGAGAAACGGTACAAACTTTAGAAGCTAAAGTCACTGATGGTTGGCCATCATGGTCAGTAAGTAATCATGATGTGACACGTGTTGCAAGTCGTTGGGCTAATAGTGAGTCGAACCCTGAGCAATGTAAAATGATTACCGCCTTGGTCGCGAGCTTACGCGGCAGCATATGTTTCTATCAAGGCGAAGAGTTAGGTTTACCTGAATCTCATATTCCTTTCGATCAGCTACAAGATCCTTATGGCATAACTTTTTGGCCAACATTCAAAGGTCGAGATGGTTGCCGTACTCCAATGCCGTGGAATCACAAGGAAGCATTTGCAGGATTTGGGGAAAGCACACCGTGGTTACCTATCTCTGACGAACATAAAGCGCTTGCTGTTGATATACAAGATACTGATAACAGCTCGATACTCAATAGCTTTCGCTCTTTCATGGCTTGGCGTAAAACTCAATTACCTCTTATATGTGGGGATATTGAGTTCATCGAAACACCGGAGCCAATATTGATATTTAAGCGTCATTTAAATGGTGAGACTGTTATATGTGGATTCAACTTATCTGCAGAAACTGTGAAACTTGATGTCGAAATGCACCTTGCGCTATTAACACATCCTTTTAAAAATGCTGCATCCTTAAATGAGAAAACAATTACTTTCCCACCTTACTCTGTTTATTTCGGTTCAGTTTAA
- a CDS encoding spondin domain-containing protein, with translation MKLSNLCKSIALTGLIALPVTAADLEVKVINLTHGNHFTPVLAAAHDSELHLFQAGTKASEALQKMAEGGAVGDLDTLATAAGAVVVANPFEGLLAPSTASAKFELDSGEMTHLSLVAMILPTNDAFIGLDAWKIPTEAGTYTINLNAYDAGTEANNELVVEGSGALGVLGIPVAPGGDAGTGGTGLTDDSTNENVHIHPGVLGDTDLSGGKSDLDSRNHRWLNPVARVVVTVK, from the coding sequence ATGAAATTGTCCAACCTATGCAAATCAATCGCTTTAACTGGTTTAATTGCATTACCAGTAACTGCAGCAGACCTAGAAGTTAAAGTTATCAACTTAACACATGGTAACCACTTCACTCCTGTTTTAGCTGCTGCGCACGATTCTGAATTACACTTATTTCAAGCTGGTACAAAGGCATCAGAAGCTTTACAAAAAATGGCTGAAGGTGGTGCTGTTGGCGATTTAGATACTTTAGCAACGGCTGCTGGTGCTGTTGTTGTCGCAAACCCATTTGAAGGTCTTCTTGCTCCAAGCACGGCTTCAGCAAAATTCGAACTGGACTCTGGTGAAATGACGCACCTTTCGCTAGTAGCAATGATCCTTCCAACCAATGATGCGTTTATTGGTCTTGATGCTTGGAAAATTCCAACGGAAGCTGGCACTTACACGATAAACCTCAACGCTTATGATGCAGGAACTGAGGCCAATAATGAATTGGTAGTCGAAGGAAGTGGCGCTCTAGGTGTATTGGGGATCCCTGTAGCTCCAGGTGGCGATGCCGGAACTGGCGGCACAGGTCTTACAGATGACTCAACCAATGAAAATGTTCATATTCACCCTGGTGTATTAGGTGATACCGATTTAAGTGGCGGAAAAAGCGATCTAGATAGTCGTAATCATCGCTGGTTAAACCCTGTTGCTCGCGTTGTTGTTACTGTTAAATAA
- a CDS encoding spondin domain-containing protein gives MNRLNFKKSAIVLGMCSLAVLGGCSDNDSLPPVETTPTPPAVVTQDYTVTVTNLTPSQPLSPIAVVAHNADNPIFSAGTEASVALENLAEAGDNSDLESEDGVSQLVSGAGILAAGSSESLTVTFNQDEIENLSILTMLVNTNDAFTGVSNFDPSSLEVGDKMTFRANVYDSGTEANSEAKGTIPGPADSGEGFNPSREGDVNKVHIHPGVITQDDGLADSVLKASDRFDNPAMKVVIERTK, from the coding sequence ATGAATCGACTCAATTTTAAAAAGTCAGCCATTGTTCTCGGGATGTGTAGTCTAGCAGTACTTGGCGGTTGTTCAGACAATGACAGTTTGCCACCAGTAGAGACTACTCCGACACCTCCAGCAGTAGTTACTCAAGATTACACGGTAACGGTGACTAATTTAACTCCTAGTCAACCTCTATCTCCTATAGCAGTAGTTGCTCATAATGCTGATAACCCAATATTTTCAGCTGGAACTGAAGCATCAGTAGCATTAGAAAACCTTGCTGAAGCTGGTGATAATTCAGATCTAGAGTCAGAAGACGGCGTTTCTCAGCTCGTTAGTGGCGCAGGCATACTAGCAGCTGGTTCATCAGAATCTTTGACTGTCACATTTAACCAAGATGAAATAGAGAACTTATCTATTTTGACTATGTTGGTTAATACCAATGATGCATTTACAGGCGTCAGCAACTTTGACCCATCTTCTTTAGAAGTTGGCGACAAGATGACTTTTAGAGCCAATGTATATGACTCTGGAACTGAAGCAAATAGCGAAGCTAAAGGCACGATTCCAGGGCCGGCCGATAGTGGTGAAGGCTTTAACCCAAGTCGTGAAGGTGACGTGAATAAGGTACATATTCATCCAGGTGTAATTACACAAGACGATGGATTAGCAGATTCTGTGTTAAAAGCATCAGATCGCTTTGATAATCCTGCAATGAAAGTTGTTATTGAACGTACAAAGTAA
- a CDS encoding response regulator transcription factor: MNGNHTFSQPQKNAQILLVEDEEDLATLIKLNLNVLKLDVTHCSTLTEAHHHINDNNYDLILMDRMLPDGDGLTLCLLLEEQNVDVPIMMLTAKDTEADVVLGLESGADDYLIKPFSVLELRARVKALLRRSNKHASQSQKSNKINFNEMIINTDTRQVLAGDDSIELTATEFDLLHYLAKHPQQVFSRIQLLEAVWGYSYSGYEHTVNSHINRLRSKLAHRFDADEVVKTVWGVGYKFSPPESRKVQ, from the coding sequence ATGAATGGAAATCACACGTTTTCTCAGCCACAAAAAAACGCACAAATTTTATTAGTAGAAGATGAAGAAGATCTTGCTACTCTGATAAAGCTCAATTTGAATGTATTAAAGCTCGATGTCACTCATTGCTCAACCCTCACTGAGGCTCACCACCACATTAACGATAACAATTATGATTTGATCCTCATGGATCGCATGTTACCGGATGGTGATGGGCTTACTCTATGTTTACTGCTTGAAGAACAGAATGTTGACGTCCCAATTATGATGCTCACAGCAAAAGATACTGAAGCTGATGTAGTATTGGGTTTAGAGTCTGGTGCCGATGACTACTTAATTAAACCATTTAGCGTATTAGAGCTTAGAGCCCGAGTTAAAGCCCTCTTACGCCGCTCGAATAAGCACGCAAGTCAGTCTCAAAAATCGAATAAAATCAATTTCAATGAAATGATTATTAATACTGATACCAGACAAGTCTTAGCTGGAGATGATTCTATTGAATTGACAGCCACTGAGTTTGATCTATTGCATTATCTAGCGAAACACCCGCAACAAGTATTTAGCCGAATTCAGTTATTAGAAGCTGTTTGGGGCTATAGCTATTCTGGGTATGAGCATACGGTTAATAGTCATATTAACCGCTTACGATCAAAACTTGCCCATAGATTTGATGCTGATGAAGTCGTAAAAACGGTTTGGGGTGTTGGATATAAATTCTCCCCACCTGAATCACGGAAAGTACAATGA
- a CDS encoding sensor histidine kinase — translation MKSLFSRLWLSVTFAVLLLLATLWQWLEYSQQYTQQRVQQSLHSELAEHMADINPMLASGVTADSALKEAFHDLMLLGPSFEIYTLDTAGKVIAYDAKEEKIQTQTVNLLKINDFLNKERLPILGTDPRGINHEKIFSVAKLIDPEGKHTGFLYVIIGGEQLDSWQTIVNENQAPTKFGVAIFFSILSAITIFTLFLKYFTKPLARLATDLSNIDVSNLTNGLALPIRYRGSREVNQLSRDINILLEKLSDQHQALTKIQKSKHDFLLHLSHDLKTPLTSLLGYQETWLHTPESERESKWIEVAYRSGEKLKQLLTQLLELAALENGKITPSLETVSLNALLSDLEQSFAPQAKTRKVKLAFKQTSDSIISTDVGLMRRILSNLIDNAIRHTPSGGLIDITLEKSARGSILKVRDTGAGMHIHELKAFNENKAESFSKESALPQLGVGLSIVQQLAALLNYKIDITSQPGKGCCFSLYI, via the coding sequence ATGAAATCATTATTCAGCCGATTATGGCTATCAGTAACATTTGCAGTTTTATTGCTTTTAGCCACATTATGGCAATGGCTTGAGTACAGCCAACAGTATACACAACAACGAGTGCAACAATCTTTGCATTCAGAACTTGCTGAGCACATGGCAGACATAAACCCTATGTTAGCAAGTGGTGTAACAGCAGATTCAGCATTAAAAGAAGCTTTTCATGATCTCATGCTGTTGGGGCCAAGTTTCGAAATTTATACTCTTGATACCGCAGGTAAAGTTATTGCCTATGATGCCAAAGAAGAAAAAATCCAAACTCAAACTGTTAATCTATTAAAAATAAATGACTTTTTAAATAAAGAAAGGCTCCCGATATTAGGTACAGATCCTAGAGGAATTAATCACGAAAAAATATTTTCTGTAGCCAAACTCATTGACCCAGAAGGAAAACATACAGGATTTTTATACGTGATCATTGGCGGAGAACAACTGGATTCTTGGCAAACAATCGTAAATGAAAACCAAGCACCAACAAAATTTGGTGTTGCTATATTTTTCAGTATTTTGTCTGCTATCACGATCTTTACCCTTTTTTTAAAGTATTTTACTAAACCTCTAGCCAGACTTGCTACCGATTTATCTAACATTGATGTATCGAATCTAACGAATGGCCTTGCATTACCGATCCGTTACAGAGGCAGCAGAGAAGTTAATCAACTTAGTCGCGACATTAATATCTTGCTTGAGAAGTTATCTGATCAACATCAAGCTCTTACCAAGATTCAAAAATCAAAACATGATTTTTTACTTCATCTATCACATGACTTAAAAACACCTCTCACTTCGTTATTAGGTTACCAAGAGACTTGGTTACACACTCCCGAATCAGAAAGAGAGTCGAAGTGGATTGAAGTCGCTTATCGTTCTGGAGAAAAGTTAAAACAACTACTCACTCAGTTATTGGAGTTGGCGGCGTTAGAGAATGGAAAAATTACGCCTAGTTTAGAAACAGTTTCATTAAATGCATTACTAAGCGATTTAGAACAGTCATTTGCTCCGCAAGCTAAGACACGGAAAGTAAAGCTAGCATTCAAGCAAACTAGTGATTCAATAATATCGACAGATGTTGGGTTAATGCGACGTATATTATCAAACCTAATTGATAACGCGATTAGGCATACACCATCTGGAGGGTTAATTGATATCACATTGGAAAAATCCGCCAGAGGTTCAATATTAAAAGTAAGAGACACTGGAGCTGGAATGCACATTCACGAGTTAAAAGCATTCAATGAAAATAAAGCTGAGTCATTTTCTAAAGAAAGTGCTCTTCCACAACTTGGCGTAGGACTATCAATCGTACAACAACTCGCAGCACTCCTAAATTACAAAATAGATATTACTAGCCAACCGGGCAAAGGGTGTTGCTTCAGTTTGTACATTTAA
- a CDS encoding DUF445 domain-containing protein: MNKSLLTNISAFIVAIVGYLTHQPVIWSVGLFALSGAVTNWFAIHMLFEKVPGLYGSGVIPARFEDFKSGISDLVMGQFFTEENIDKFLGQQAANHNSINITPVINKIDLSPAFDALLTTVEQSSFGGMLSMFGGTEALVPLKEPYIRKLQESLVEVAESEEFNQLLINEIEQPDTIAKIREQVATIVQQRLDELTPSLVKEIIQTMIRKHLGWLVVWGGVFGGLIGLIAGAL; the protein is encoded by the coding sequence TTGAACAAGAGCTTGTTGACAAATATTTCAGCTTTTATTGTAGCTATAGTTGGCTACCTAACTCATCAACCAGTTATTTGGTCTGTTGGTCTTTTTGCTTTATCTGGTGCGGTGACAAACTGGTTTGCGATACATATGTTATTTGAAAAAGTGCCGGGTTTGTATGGTTCTGGGGTTATTCCTGCTCGCTTTGAAGACTTTAAAAGTGGGATATCTGATTTAGTTATGGGGCAATTTTTCACAGAAGAAAATATAGACAAATTTCTTGGACAACAAGCGGCAAATCACAATTCGATTAATATCACTCCAGTTATAAATAAAATTGATTTGTCCCCAGCATTTGATGCGTTATTAACTACAGTTGAACAATCTTCATTTGGTGGTATGTTATCAATGTTTGGTGGAACTGAAGCTTTAGTGCCTTTAAAAGAACCATACATTAGAAAGTTGCAAGAATCGCTAGTTGAAGTTGCTGAAAGTGAAGAGTTTAATCAACTATTGATTAATGAAATTGAGCAACCAGACACGATTGCTAAAATTCGAGAGCAAGTTGCTACGATAGTACAGCAAAGATTGGATGAGTTAACACCAAGTTTAGTAAAAGAAATAATCCAAACTATGATCCGCAAACATTTGGGTTGGTTAGTTGTGTGGGGTGGTGTATTTGGTGGACTAATAGGCTTGATTGCGGGAGCTTTGTGA
- the panP gene encoding pyridoxal-dependent aspartate 1-decarboxylase PanP encodes MNVSSQRKAIASPESLQRIFTVPEDSHSTLNIIEQKLSEDLAGFLGDNIVAKETSLASIETNFKAFQIPESPQFVSDYTDSMMANLVAHSVHTSAPTFIGHMTSALPYFVLPLTKLMAGLNQNLVKIETSKAFTPLERQVLGMMHHLIYNLDERFYQSKMHCSAHSLGAFCSGGTVANMTALWAARNQLLGPEGDFKGITQEGIVAALRYYQYDDLAILTSERGHYSLSKAADLLGIGRQNIISIQTDENNKVNVDIMHQKAEKLKAQNIKVMAIVGVAGTTETGNIDPLKELSQLAQEIGCHFHVDAAWGGASLLSKKYRHLLAGIELADSVTIDAHKQMYVPMGAGMVLFKDPSFSQSITHHAEYILRKGSKDLGRQTLEGSRPGMAMLVHACLQIIGLNGYEILINNSIEKAHFFAASIKIHPDFELISEPELCILTYRYVPHKVQLTLSEAIKQNNTKKIREINTLLDSLTKFIQKHQREHGKSFVSRTRISPVKYQRKPTVVFRTVLANPLTSEDILSQILEEQVEIAKLDSVHLPKLLSLINE; translated from the coding sequence ATGAATGTATCAAGTCAGCGTAAAGCGATAGCTTCACCAGAAAGCCTACAGCGTATTTTTACCGTACCGGAAGATTCTCATTCAACATTAAACATTATCGAACAAAAATTATCTGAGGACTTAGCTGGTTTTTTAGGTGACAACATTGTTGCAAAAGAAACGTCTTTAGCCAGCATTGAAACTAACTTCAAAGCATTTCAAATTCCAGAATCACCTCAGTTCGTTTCTGATTACACCGACAGCATGATGGCAAACTTAGTCGCGCATTCGGTGCATACTTCAGCACCAACATTTATCGGTCACATGACCTCTGCGCTGCCCTATTTCGTATTGCCATTGACAAAATTAATGGCTGGTTTAAATCAAAACCTTGTAAAAATTGAAACATCCAAAGCATTTACACCGTTAGAGCGCCAAGTACTCGGCATGATGCATCATCTTATTTACAATTTGGATGAACGTTTTTACCAATCTAAAATGCACTGCAGTGCTCATTCTCTTGGCGCTTTTTGCTCTGGTGGAACGGTTGCCAATATGACGGCATTATGGGCAGCAAGGAACCAATTACTTGGACCTGAAGGTGATTTCAAAGGCATTACCCAAGAAGGTATTGTCGCCGCATTACGTTATTACCAATATGATGACTTAGCTATTTTAACTTCTGAGCGTGGTCACTATTCCCTCAGTAAAGCGGCTGATTTACTGGGTATTGGCCGACAAAACATTATTTCAATCCAAACTGACGAAAACAATAAAGTTAACGTAGACATAATGCACCAAAAAGCGGAGAAATTGAAAGCTCAGAACATAAAGGTAATGGCCATTGTAGGTGTTGCAGGTACAACTGAAACAGGCAATATCGACCCTCTTAAAGAACTATCACAACTAGCTCAAGAAATTGGTTGTCATTTCCATGTTGATGCGGCTTGGGGCGGCGCAAGCCTACTTTCTAAAAAATATCGTCACTTGTTAGCAGGCATTGAACTTGCTGATTCAGTTACAATCGACGCTCATAAACAAATGTATGTGCCTATGGGCGCTGGAATGGTGCTATTTAAAGATCCTTCATTCTCTCAGTCAATCACTCATCACGCTGAATACATACTTCGTAAAGGCTCTAAAGATCTGGGTAGGCAAACTCTGGAAGGTTCGAGACCGGGAATGGCCATGCTAGTACATGCATGCCTACAGATTATTGGCCTGAATGGTTATGAAATTCTTATCAATAACAGTATTGAAAAAGCTCATTTTTTTGCGGCTAGCATTAAAATCCACCCCGACTTTGAGCTAATCTCTGAGCCAGAGTTATGTATTCTGACCTATCGTTATGTTCCTCATAAGGTGCAATTAACTTTATCGGAAGCTATTAAACAGAATAACACTAAGAAAATACGAGAAATCAATACACTACTAGACTCTCTCACTAAGTTTATTCAAAAACATCAACGTGAGCATGGAAAATCTTTTGTGTCACGGACACGTATCAGTCCTGTAAAGTATCAGCGAAAACCAACTGTAGTATTTAGAACGGTATTAGCAAATCCACTTACAAGCGAAGATATCTTGTCACAAATTCTTGAAGAACAGGTTGAAATCGCTAAGCTCGATAGTGTTCATCTACCGAAGTTATTAAGCCTTATTAACGAGTAG